From a single Candidatus Defluviilinea gracilis genomic region:
- the rbsK gene encoding ribokinase produces the protein MMNQILVVGSLNADLVARAPRFPQPGETISGEDLRVIPGGKGANQAVAAARLGANVSILGRVGNDNFGDFLLENLKQNRVDSSLVQRDDSSTGTAIIIVDSNGQNSIVLSAGANGNVSIADVDNSPFTNYQLLLLQLEIPLPAVLRAAQRAKENNVRVILNPAPAQQLPDELIALADYIIPNETELSLLTSQKIEDIPSAESAARDLLRRGARNVIVTLGSKGALLVNSEASKQIHTFKVEVVDTTAAGDAFIGGFATSLLENKSLEEAVRFGCACGALATTKFGAQPSLPMKEEVEKIISTSSASLRTSL, from the coding sequence ATTATGAATCAAATCCTCGTTGTCGGCTCGCTCAATGCAGACCTTGTCGCGCGCGCGCCGCGCTTTCCTCAACCCGGCGAGACGATCAGCGGCGAAGACCTGCGCGTGATCCCCGGCGGCAAGGGAGCGAATCAAGCCGTCGCGGCGGCGAGACTTGGAGCGAACGTTTCGATACTGGGGCGCGTGGGCAACGATAACTTCGGTGATTTTCTTCTTGAGAATCTCAAGCAAAACAGAGTGGATTCGAGCCTGGTCCAACGCGATGATTCTTCGACTGGAACAGCGATCATCATTGTAGACTCCAATGGACAGAACAGCATTGTGTTATCCGCAGGAGCGAACGGCAACGTTTCAATCGCCGATGTAGACAATAGTCCATTTACCAATTACCAATTACTGTTGCTCCAACTCGAAATCCCCCTCCCTGCTGTTCTTCGCGCCGCGCAACGCGCCAAGGAAAATAACGTCCGCGTGATTTTGAACCCCGCGCCTGCGCAACAATTGCCCGATGAATTGATCGCCCTCGCCGACTATATCATCCCCAACGAAACGGAATTGTCATTGTTGACAAGTCAGAAGATCGAAGACATCCCCTCCGCCGAATCTGCCGCCAGAGACTTGCTGAGACGCGGCGCGAGGAACGTGATCGTGACCCTGGGAAGCAAAGGCGCGTTGTTGGTGAACTCGGAAGCAAGCAAGCAGATACACACGTTCAAAGTGGAAGTAGTGGATACCACCGCCGCTGGCGACGCATTCATTGGAGGTTTTGCAACATCCCTGCTGGAAAACAAATCGCTCGAAGAGGCTGTCCGTTTTGGTTGCGCATGCGGCGCGTTAGCAACCACAAAATTCGGCGCGCAACCATCGTTGCCGATGAAAGAGGAAGTCGAAAAAATAATCTCTACCTCTTCGGCTTCGCTCAGGACAAGTCTCTAG
- a CDS encoding LUD domain-containing protein, with protein MDQFRQRIRTSLANQHLQNALDLNAERRVTRRINALETLPDWRERRQRAHAVRAEVIENLDSYLDQFTANAQANGVIVHRAKDAAEAVKIVLEIVKSLPLRTQSTQSEKEKSLVPLRDLRGKKALVAKSKSMVTEEVNLNHALEAEGIRVVETDLGEFIVQLRGEKPAHIITPALHLKRQDVGQLFHEKLDIPYTEDIPTLTNTARKVLREVFLTADVGITGANFAVSEEGAICLVTNEGNGRMVTTLPPIHIALVGMERIVRTLDDLALMLSLLPRSATGQKLTSYTQIVHSPLPNQQRHFILLDNGRSRLRNSPLKESLYCIRCGSCLNACPVFREIGGHAYKSPYSGPIGSVISAGLFGSEFVPLAQASTLCGACKDACPVDIDLPKLLVRVRADQSQVSSLKSSNPHGLTPLSTFSLRMYSRFARRPRLFTLAQKFAALTSPLLSLFSQWIRLPAFTGWGYSKDLPRFAGKSFRERWNETKVNTETSRQVNTYANELLKKEETLRSAQGDIMERFTQELTAVHGHVHHTEDPTQSIIQFLQSRDINRIQLEPNVLNEDMLTQAGITFTREPDPAIRAGVTKAQCGVADTGSMLEADGEGKSLHASLLPEIHLAVLRTSHIYPSLEDAIYLVKNTKSSVFITGPSATGDIESVHTIGVHGPGEVRAFLVDD; from the coding sequence ATGGATCAATTCCGTCAAAGAATTCGCACATCGCTTGCGAACCAGCATCTTCAAAACGCGTTAGACCTCAACGCCGAGCGGCGCGTGACGCGCAGGATCAACGCGCTGGAGACCTTGCCCGATTGGCGCGAGAGACGTCAACGCGCCCACGCCGTCCGCGCGGAGGTGATCGAGAATCTCGATTCGTATCTCGATCAATTCACAGCCAACGCGCAAGCGAATGGAGTCATCGTCCATCGCGCAAAAGACGCGGCGGAGGCGGTGAAGATCGTGTTGGAAATCGTAAAATCTTTACCACTAAGGACACAAAGTACACAAAGTGAAAAAGAAAAATCCTTAGTGCCCCTTCGTGACCTTCGTGGTAAAAAAGCTCTTGTCGCAAAATCGAAGAGCATGGTCACCGAGGAAGTCAACCTCAACCATGCGCTTGAAGCGGAGGGGATTCGCGTCGTTGAAACCGATCTCGGCGAGTTCATCGTGCAACTGCGCGGCGAGAAGCCCGCTCACATTATCACGCCCGCGTTGCATTTGAAACGGCAGGATGTGGGTCAACTCTTTCACGAAAAGCTCGACATCCCCTACACCGAAGACATTCCCACGTTGACCAATACCGCGCGGAAAGTTTTGCGCGAAGTGTTCCTCACAGCAGACGTGGGCATCACAGGCGCGAACTTCGCAGTCTCTGAAGAAGGCGCGATCTGCCTCGTCACCAACGAGGGCAACGGACGCATGGTCACAACTCTCCCTCCGATCCACATCGCGCTCGTCGGCATGGAACGCATCGTCCGCACACTCGACGACCTCGCGCTGATGCTGTCTCTGCTTCCGCGTTCAGCCACTGGGCAAAAACTCACCTCATACACGCAGATCGTCCACAGCCCGCTACCGAATCAACAACGTCACTTCATCCTCCTCGATAACGGACGTTCGCGCCTGCGCAACTCGCCTCTCAAAGAATCTCTCTATTGCATCCGATGCGGCTCATGTCTCAACGCCTGCCCCGTCTTCCGCGAGATCGGCGGGCACGCATACAAAAGTCCATACTCGGGACCCATCGGCTCGGTCATCTCGGCGGGACTCTTCGGAAGCGAATTCGTCCCGCTCGCGCAAGCGTCCACGCTATGCGGCGCATGCAAAGACGCCTGCCCTGTGGACATTGACCTGCCGAAGTTGCTGGTGCGCGTGAGAGCAGATCAGTCTCAAGTCTCAAGTCTCAAGTCTTCTAACCCTCATGGATTAACTCCACTCTCCACTTTCTCTCTTCGGATGTACAGCCGCTTCGCCCGCCGCCCGCGCCTGTTTACCCTCGCCCAAAAATTTGCGGCGCTGACGAGTCCGCTCCTGTCGCTTTTCTCGCAATGGATTCGTTTGCCCGCGTTCACAGGCTGGGGCTACAGCAAGGATTTGCCGCGTTTTGCGGGGAAATCATTTCGGGAGAGATGGAACGAGACAAAGGTAAACACGGAAACAAGTAGACAAGTAAACACGTACGCGAATGAACTTCTAAAAAAAGAGGAGACCCTTCGCTCCGCTCAGGGTGACATAATGGAACGCTTCACACAAGAACTAACCGCCGTGCATGGACATGTCCATCACACCGAAGACCCAACGCAATCCATTATTCAGTTTTTGCAATCACGGGACATCAATCGAATTCAACTTGAGCCAAATGTTTTGAATGAAGACATGCTCACACAAGCAGGCATCACCTTCACCCGCGAACCCGATCCCGCAATCCGCGCGGGGGTGACAAAGGCTCAATGCGGCGTGGCAGACACAGGGTCCATGCTTGAAGCGGATGGCGAGGGGAAATCATTGCACGCGTCGCTACTTCCCGAAATCCATCTTGCGGTGTTGCGCACGTCGCACATCTATCCATCATTGGAAGACGCGATCTATCTTGTGAAAAACACAAAATCGTCAGTCTTCATCACGGGACCCTCCGCCACGGGCGACATCGAAAGCGTCCACACCATCGGCGTGCATGGACCAGGCGAAGTGCGCGCCTTTCTCGTTGACGATTGA
- a CDS encoding bi-domain-containing oxidoreductase encodes MKQLLQNIKTGKASIEDVPMPTPREGQALVQVATSLVSAGTERMVVEFAEKSLVGKARSRPDLVKQVLDKARREGVVNTMQAAFNRLDQPMALGYSSAGTIIALGKSMTGFKVGQRVACAGGGYAVHAEYNVVPRNLLTPLPKNVDFESAAFTTLGAIALHGFRLAEPQLGENVAVIGLGLLGLLTIQIASAAGCNVLGIDLDPKRIALASSLGLDAVSRQRAESTSQLFTANRGFDVVLICADTPSNDPVELAGIIARDRARVVATGAVGLTLPRKIYYEKELSFINSRSYGPGRYDSNYEENGQDYPLGYIRWTEGRNFEAVVDLMQSGKLKVKPLISHRFPIEKATQAYDVITGKKKDTFLGVLLTYPAGKTKEERKVVFPSIVNRKSEIVNLGVLGAGLFANSVLLPSIKKVDGIQLVGIASSGGLHAQHAGKKFGFKYATSSDDEIINDPNINTIAILTRHDSHAELVVKALKAGKHVFVEKPLAINSEQLSVISKQLAKTDNCLLLTGFNRRFAPLAESLKSQVSGLRSPLHAHYRINAGYLPPNHWTQDPNIGGGRIVGEACHFIDFITFLVGAAPVSVTAHALSNEGKYSEDNVSMTFTFPDGSIGVVDYLANGDKSFPKERMEVFCSGMVAVLDDFVSLQITREGKMKEERGAQDKGWVNEWRAFVKAIQEGGEPPIPYEQLIDVTKSTFAVVESLRTMQTIKF; translated from the coding sequence ATGAAACAACTCCTCCAAAACATCAAAACAGGCAAAGCCTCCATCGAAGACGTGCCGATGCCGACTCCGCGCGAGGGGCAGGCGCTCGTCCAAGTGGCAACCAGCCTCGTGTCCGCGGGAACCGAGCGCATGGTCGTCGAGTTTGCCGAAAAGAGTCTCGTCGGCAAGGCGCGCTCGCGTCCCGATCTCGTCAAACAAGTCCTCGACAAAGCGCGGCGCGAAGGCGTGGTCAACACGATGCAAGCCGCGTTCAATCGCCTCGACCAGCCGATGGCGCTCGGCTATTCGTCCGCTGGCACGATCATCGCACTCGGCAAAAGCATGACGGGCTTCAAAGTGGGTCAGCGCGTGGCGTGCGCGGGCGGCGGATACGCTGTCCATGCCGAATACAATGTTGTGCCGCGCAATCTCTTAACGCCTCTTCCAAAAAATGTTGATTTTGAATCTGCCGCGTTCACCACGCTCGGCGCGATCGCCCTGCACGGATTTCGCCTCGCGGAGCCGCAACTCGGCGAGAACGTCGCGGTGATCGGTTTGGGTCTGCTGGGATTATTGACGATTCAAATCGCATCCGCCGCTGGATGTAACGTCTTGGGCATTGACCTCGACCCCAAGCGGATAGCCCTCGCTTCTTCTCTCGGACTTGATGCTGTCTCGCGCCAACGAGCGGAATCTACCTCCCAGCTTTTTACCGCCAACCGCGGCTTCGATGTGGTTCTCATCTGCGCCGACACTCCTTCAAATGATCCCGTTGAACTTGCAGGTATCATCGCTCGTGACCGTGCGCGCGTCGTTGCAACAGGCGCGGTTGGTTTGACTCTCCCTAGAAAAATTTACTACGAAAAAGAACTCTCCTTTATCAACTCGCGTTCGTACGGACCAGGTCGTTACGATTCCAATTACGAAGAGAATGGACAAGACTATCCCCTCGGCTACATCCGCTGGACGGAGGGTCGCAACTTTGAAGCAGTCGTTGACTTGATGCAAAGTGGAAAGTTGAAAGTGAAACCGCTTATTTCTCATCGGTTTCCAATTGAAAAGGCAACGCAAGCCTATGATGTGATTACGGGAAAGAAGAAAGATACGTTTTTAGGTGTTCTGCTTACGTATCCAGCAGGAAAGACGAAAGAAGAAAGAAAAGTAGTCTTCCCCTCAATCGTAAATCGTAAATCTGAAATCGTAAATCTGGGTGTCTTAGGCGCTGGTCTCTTCGCCAACTCAGTTCTACTTCCCTCCATCAAAAAAGTGGACGGCATTCAACTCGTAGGCATCGCCTCCTCAGGCGGACTCCACGCGCAACACGCGGGCAAAAAGTTTGGCTTCAAATACGCCACTTCGAGTGACGATGAAATCATCAACGATCCAAACATCAACACTATCGCCATCCTCACGCGCCATGATTCACATGCAGAATTAGTCGTCAAAGCCTTGAAAGCAGGCAAGCATGTCTTCGTCGAAAAACCACTGGCGATAAATAGTGAACAGTTATCTGTGATAAGTAAGCAGTTGGCGAAAACTGATAACTGTTTACTGCTCACTGGTTTCAACCGAAGATTTGCCCCTCTTGCAGAAAGTCTCAAGTCTCAAGTCTCAGGTCTCAGGTCGCCCCTCCACGCCCACTACCGCATCAACGCAGGCTACCTCCCTCCCAATCACTGGACTCAAGACCCCAACATCGGCGGCGGACGAATCGTCGGCGAAGCCTGTCACTTCATTGACTTCATTACCTTCCTCGTTGGCGCGGCTCCCGTCTCTGTGACAGCACACGCCTTGTCCAATGAAGGCAAGTACAGCGAAGATAACGTCTCGATGACGTTCACCTTCCCCGATGGCTCCATTGGCGTCGTAGATTATCTTGCCAACGGCGACAAATCCTTCCCGAAAGAGCGCATGGAAGTTTTTTGCAGCGGCATGGTCGCGGTGTTGGATGATTTTGTGTCGTTGCAAATTACTCGAGAAGGAAAGATGAAAGAGGAAAGAGGGGCGCAAGATAAAGGCTGGGTGAATGAGTGGAGAGCGTTCGTGAAAGCGATTCAAGAGGGAGGCGAACCGCCGATCCCGTATGAACAATTGATCGACGTGACCAAGTCCACATTTGCGGTGGTGGAGTCGTTGCGGACGATGCAAACCATCAAGTTCTAA
- a CDS encoding nucleoside hydrolase has protein sequence MPKRIIIDTDPGIDDALAFLLALASPEIQLEALTTTQGNVTIETATRNALAVLELANASHIPVAAGSAVPLVQPLRASAHVHGESGIGNSKLPAPKSKPLEGHAVDYLIQRVLAEPGELSIFPIGPLTNIAMAIRKEPKFAKAVKELVIMGGAVLEHGNVTPQAEFNIWADPHAAHIVFHSGIPITLIPLDVTHKCLLKQTHIDRLLETKSPITRFITQAVETCFAHSKSYGGEGCAMHDPLTLATIIAPELLTFKELYVDVDYSTGVSMGNAFGDFLGKTGKPANMKVALQVRGEEFIELFLQRMEALARSIS, from the coding sequence ATGCCCAAACGAATCATCATAGACACCGACCCCGGCATCGACGATGCCCTCGCCTTCCTGCTCGCGCTCGCCTCGCCTGAGATCCAACTCGAAGCGCTGACCACGACTCAAGGCAACGTCACCATCGAAACCGCCACGCGCAACGCGCTCGCTGTGCTGGAACTGGCAAACGCGAGTCATATTCCTGTCGCGGCGGGAAGCGCAGTGCCTCTCGTGCAACCCCTGCGCGCTTCGGCTCACGTCCACGGCGAAAGCGGAATTGGCAACTCAAAACTCCCCGCGCCGAAAAGCAAACCGCTCGAAGGACACGCGGTGGATTATTTGATTCAGCGCGTGCTTGCAGAGCCGGGCGAGTTGAGCATCTTCCCCATCGGTCCGCTGACGAACATTGCCATGGCGATCCGCAAGGAACCGAAGTTTGCCAAAGCCGTGAAGGAACTGGTCATCATGGGCGGCGCGGTACTCGAACATGGGAACGTCACTCCGCAAGCGGAGTTCAACATCTGGGCAGATCCGCACGCCGCGCATATCGTTTTTCATTCAGGGATTCCGATCACCTTGATCCCGCTGGACGTGACTCACAAATGCCTGCTCAAGCAAACACACATCGACCGCCTGCTCGAGACCAAATCGCCGATCACCCGTTTCATCACGCAGGCGGTGGAAACCTGCTTCGCGCATTCCAAATCATACGGCGGCGAGGGTTGCGCCATGCACGATCCGCTCACGCTGGCAACCATCATCGCGCCCGAGTTACTAACGTTCAAAGAGTTGTACGTGGACGTGGATTATTCCACCGGAGTTTCGATGGGCAATGCTTTCGGTGATTTCCTTGGCAAAACTGGCAAGCCCGCCAACATGAAAGTCGCGCTTCAAGTGCGCGGCGAGGAGTTCATCGAACTGTTCCTTCAGCGTATGGAAGCCCTGGCAAGATCCATTTCGTAG
- a CDS encoding aminopeptidase gives MADSRVQKFAKVLVEHSARIVPGDRVLIEATTAAEPLVRELFIQIMEKGGHPHPMVSLPGMMPFSQDEFYLTYANDSQLDFVPTFYKLAYDEFESRIRIHSSTNTRGTTNLDPVKAQRRGKAISGITEAQMRRGGEGKFKWVTTLYPTDAYAQDAGMSLKDYEDFVFGAVHAHEDDPIAYWNSTAAGQQKAIDFLAGKDVVTLRGPNVDLTLSIKGRTFMNSTGRYNMPDGEIYTGPVEDSLNGWVKYTYPAIYGGVAVEGAELTFNRGRVQRATAEKNEAYLIKMLESDEGSRHVGEFAIGTNFDINKFTGNILFDEKIGGTFHMALGAGYPETGSKNKSAIHWDMICDLRTDSEITVDGELFYKNGEFVFGK, from the coding sequence GTGGCTGATTCACGAGTTCAAAAATTTGCTAAAGTTTTGGTGGAACATTCCGCGCGCATTGTGCCTGGCGACCGCGTGCTGATCGAAGCGACGACCGCCGCCGAGCCGCTTGTGCGCGAATTGTTCATCCAGATCATGGAGAAGGGCGGTCATCCGCACCCGATGGTTTCCCTGCCTGGGATGATGCCGTTCAGCCAGGACGAGTTTTATCTCACGTACGCCAACGACTCGCAACTCGATTTCGTTCCAACGTTTTACAAACTGGCGTACGACGAATTCGAGAGCCGCATCCGCATCCACTCTTCGACGAACACGCGCGGCACGACGAACCTTGACCCCGTCAAAGCGCAGCGACGCGGCAAAGCCATCAGCGGAATCACAGAAGCGCAGATGAGGCGCGGCGGCGAGGGCAAGTTCAAATGGGTCACCACCCTCTACCCCACCGACGCGTACGCGCAAGACGCGGGCATGAGTTTGAAAGACTACGAGGATTTTGTTTTTGGGGCAGTTCACGCGCACGAAGATGACCCAATCGCGTACTGGAACAGCACAGCGGCAGGACAACAAAAAGCGATTGACTTCCTCGCGGGGAAGGATGTCGTCACTTTGCGCGGTCCGAACGTGGATTTAACTCTCTCAATCAAAGGTCGCACGTTTATGAATTCGACTGGCAGATACAACATGCCCGACGGTGAAATTTACACGGGACCCGTTGAAGACTCATTGAATGGCTGGGTCAAATACACCTACCCCGCCATTTACGGCGGCGTGGCTGTCGAAGGCGCGGAACTCACGTTCAATCGCGGACGAGTCCAACGCGCGACGGCGGAGAAGAACGAAGCGTATCTCATCAAGATGCTCGAGTCGGATGAGGGCTCGCGTCACGTCGGCGAGTTTGCCATCGGCACGAATTTCGACATCAACAAATTCACGGGCAATATTTTGTTCGACGAAAAGATCGGCGGCACCTTCCACATGGCGCTCGGCGCGGGCTACCCCGAAACGGGATCGAAGAACAAGTCCGCGATCCATTGGGACATGATCTGCGATTTGCGAACCGATTCTGAAATTACAGTGGATGGGGAGTTGTTTTATAAGAACGGAGAGTTTGTGTTTGGGAAGTAA
- a CDS encoding (Fe-S)-binding protein: protein MPRIQLFVTCLVDSFYPQTGEAMVSILRRLGIDVDFARDQTCCGQPPFSAGLHAEARPMAQHTIEVFEKTTGDIVLPSGSCAHMMKHNYIELFRADPVWLPRAQTLANRVFEFTEYLVDRLGVTDVGARRDGVLTYHPTCHALRGMMIDRQPRALLANVKGATIVELPAAEDCCGFGGIFSVEHPELSAELLKRKISNLESSESPTLVLLEAGCRMHIAGGLHRQKKHQRVVHIAEVLNAT from the coding sequence ATGCCCCGCATCCAACTCTTCGTGACGTGTCTCGTTGATTCTTTCTACCCTCAAACTGGTGAGGCGATGGTGAGCATTCTCCGCCGCCTCGGCATTGACGTGGACTTCGCCCGCGACCAAACTTGTTGCGGACAACCTCCCTTCAGCGCGGGCTTGCACGCGGAGGCGCGTCCGATGGCGCAACATACCATCGAAGTGTTCGAGAAAACGACAGGCGACATCGTCCTGCCTTCTGGCTCATGTGCCCACATGATGAAACATAACTACATCGAATTATTCCGCGCTGACCCTGTTTGGCTTCCGCGCGCGCAGACGTTGGCGAATCGCGTCTTTGAATTCACCGAATACCTCGTGGACAGACTCGGCGTCACCGATGTCGGCGCGCGCCGGGACGGAGTCCTCACGTATCATCCAACCTGCCACGCATTACGCGGAATGATGATAGACCGCCAACCGCGCGCCCTGCTCGCCAACGTGAAAGGCGCGACCATCGTCGAGTTGCCCGCCGCGGAAGATTGTTGCGGCTTCGGCGGAATCTTTTCGGTGGAACATCCTGAACTTTCCGCAGAACTACTCAAACGGAAAATCTCGAATCTAGAATCCTCCGAATCCCCCACTTTAGTTTTGCTCGAAGCGGGGTGCCGAATGCACATCGCAGGCGGACTGCACAGGCAGAAGAAACATCAACGAGTAGTTCATATTGCGGAAGTGTTGAACGCAACATGA
- a CDS encoding tyrosine-protein phosphatase: MTDSLNVKFVPVGKGRFAVYHRPRRIDFPLLRQMGCTHIITLLKESEGAQRYGDMARAANIEWVWAPLPNGNFPEGEAHDRLIEVMPKLAQLLDNNNAILIHCSAGVHRTGLVAYALLRWRGIESEQAMQIIAQTRNETAEGMMEKRKRWGDKFPPQSPAKETTWINSVKEFAHRLRTSIFKTR; encoded by the coding sequence ATGACCGATTCGCTAAACGTCAAATTTGTCCCCGTCGGCAAAGGAAGATTTGCCGTGTATCATCGTCCCCGCCGCATCGATTTTCCGCTTTTGCGTCAGATGGGATGCACGCACATTATCACCTTGCTCAAAGAAAGCGAAGGAGCGCAACGGTACGGCGACATGGCTCGCGCGGCAAACATTGAGTGGGTTTGGGCGCCGCTTCCTAATGGAAATTTTCCAGAAGGCGAAGCGCATGACCGCCTCATTGAAGTCATGCCAAAACTCGCGCAATTGCTCGACAATAACAATGCCATACTCATTCATTGCTCGGCAGGCGTCCATCGGACGGGATTGGTTGCGTACGCGTTGCTCCGTTGGCGAGGAATCGAAAGCGAACAGGCAATGCAGATCATCGCGCAAACGCGCAATGAAACCGCCGAAGGAATGATGGAAAAACGAAAACGCTGGGGCGACAAATTCCCTCCTCAATCACCAGCGAAAGAAACAACATGGATCAATTCCGTCAAAGAATTCGCACATCGCTTGCGAACCAGCATCTTCAAAACGCGTTAG
- the glgP gene encoding alpha-glucan family phosphorylase, whose protein sequence is MTSFKTQLPKPVDLPKQISRLHELSYNLWWTWHPEAARLFGRLDYELWERLGHNPIRLLREIERARLKQAVNDKDYQKLYKTVFADFDSYFSDSKTWTHQTHPEFDSRPIAYFSMEFGLHETLPIYSGGLGVLAGDHLKEASDLGLPLTAVGFMYAQGYFSQRISEDGWQEALNNMLVLEDLPVLPVMDKDGKRVTLEVELTDRSIALQIWEARVGRVPLYLLDSNVEDNSELDRLLTARLYWSDLDRRVMQEVLLGIGGVRALRTLGYNPAVWHMNEGHAAFLTLERARELVAGGASFEDAIAKTRGQNVFTTHTPVPAGNDEFPLWLIEKYLGGIYSQLNLTREQFFDIAKHPKGHSEAFSMGILALRNSDGRNAVSELHGEVSRKMWNFLWADKAEKDVPITYVTNGVHTANWMARRLTNLFIKHLGSDWYDHLDQPEFWSQIDEIPDAELWAVRLHLKRKLSFYLRERVRERWTGGGFHPVQVVSSGVLINPYALTIGFARRFATYKRASLVMRDVERLLNIVNKPNMPVQILFAGKAHPADEPGKQLIQQVYRTVKKAETGGRIVFIEDYDMNLARYLVQGVDVWMNTPRRPLEASGTSGMKAALNGALNFSVLDGWWREAYNGKNGWSIGRDEQIDNSDEQDAEDAESLYSTLENEIIPLYYDRDPKEISHEWIARVKDNLKTNIPQFSTRRMVKQYVENLYVKALK, encoded by the coding sequence ATGACATCATTCAAAACACAACTTCCAAAACCCGTTGACCTGCCGAAACAAATTTCGCGCTTGCATGAACTTTCATACAACCTGTGGTGGACGTGGCATCCCGAAGCGGCGCGGCTGTTTGGGCGGCTCGATTATGAATTGTGGGAGCGGCTTGGACACAACCCGATTCGACTCTTGCGCGAGATCGAGCGCGCGCGATTGAAACAAGCCGTGAACGATAAGGATTATCAAAAATTATACAAAACAGTTTTTGCGGATTTCGATTCGTATTTTTCGGACTCAAAAACGTGGACGCATCAAACGCATCCCGAATTTGATTCGCGTCCCATCGCGTATTTCTCGATGGAGTTCGGTCTGCATGAAACGCTCCCCATCTATTCGGGCGGACTCGGCGTGCTGGCGGGCGATCATTTGAAAGAAGCGAGCGATCTTGGTTTGCCGCTCACTGCGGTCGGCTTCATGTACGCGCAGGGATATTTTTCGCAACGCATCAGCGAAGACGGCTGGCAGGAAGCGTTGAACAACATGCTCGTGTTGGAAGACCTGCCCGTTCTGCCCGTGATGGATAAAGACGGCAAGCGCGTCACGCTTGAAGTAGAACTCACCGATCGAAGCATCGCGTTGCAAATTTGGGAAGCGCGTGTTGGGCGCGTGCCGTTGTATCTGCTCGATTCGAATGTCGAAGATAATTCAGAATTGGATCGCTTGCTCACCGCGCGTTTGTATTGGTCCGATCTGGATCGCCGCGTGATGCAGGAAGTGTTGTTGGGCATCGGCGGCGTGCGCGCGTTGCGGACTCTGGGATACAACCCCGCGGTCTGGCACATGAACGAAGGGCACGCGGCATTCCTGACCTTGGAGCGGGCGCGCGAACTTGTGGCGGGCGGCGCGTCTTTTGAAGACGCCATCGCAAAGACGCGCGGACAAAACGTCTTCACCACGCATACGCCCGTCCCTGCGGGGAACGATGAATTCCCGTTGTGGTTGATCGAAAAATATCTTGGCGGAATCTATTCTCAACTGAATCTCACGCGCGAACAATTCTTCGACATTGCCAAACATCCAAAGGGACACAGCGAAGCCTTCAGCATGGGCATCCTTGCCTTGCGAAATTCAGACGGGCGCAACGCGGTCTCTGAGTTGCATGGCGAGGTCTCGCGCAAGATGTGGAATTTCTTGTGGGCAGATAAAGCGGAGAAGGATGTCCCGATCACCTACGTGACCAACGGGGTCCACACCGCGAATTGGATGGCGCGGCGTTTGACGAATCTTTTCATCAAGCATCTCGGCTCCGATTGGTACGATCATCTCGACCAGCCCGAGTTTTGGTCACAAATCGACGAGATCCCCGACGCGGAGTTGTGGGCGGTCCGCTTGCATCTCAAACGCAAACTTTCTTTTTACTTGCGAGAGCGCGTCCGTGAACGCTGGACGGGCGGAGGATTCCACCCCGTGCAAGTTGTCTCGTCTGGCGTGTTGATCAACCCCTACGCGCTGACGATCGGATTCGCCCGTCGGTTTGCCACGTACAAGCGGGCGAGTCTCGTCATGCGCGACGTGGAGCGGTTGCTGAACATCGTCAACAAGCCGAACATGCCTGTGCAAATTTTGTTCGCTGGCAAAGCGCATCCCGCCGACGAGCCAGGCAAGCAATTGATCCAGCAAGTGTATCGAACCGTGAAAAAAGCGGAGACGGGCGGTCGCATCGTCTTCATCGAAGACTACGACATGAACCTTGCGCGTTACCTCGTCCAAGGCGTGGATGTGTGGATGAACACGCCGCGTCGTCCGCTGGAGGCGAGCGGCACGTCTGGAATGAAAGCCGCTCTCAACGGCGCGTTGAACTTCTCCGTGCTGGATGGTTGGTGGCGTGAAGCGTATAACGGCAAGAACGGCTGGTCCATTGGGCGCGATGAACAGATTGATAACTCCGACGAGCAGGATGCCGAAGACGCCGAGAGTTTGTACAGCACGCTCGAGAACGAGATCATCCCGCTGTATTACGACCGCGACCCGAAAGAAATTTCCCACGAATGGATCGCGCGCGTGAAAGATAATTTGAAGACGAACATCCCCCAATTCTCCACGCGCCGCATGGTCAAACAATATGTGGAGAATTTATACGTGAAGGCGTTGAAATAG